In Arachis hypogaea cultivar Tifrunner chromosome 17, arahy.Tifrunner.gnm2.J5K5, whole genome shotgun sequence, a single window of DNA contains:
- the LOC112764511 gene encoding cyclin-dependent kinase C-2: MSIAAPGQLNVNESPSWGSRSVDCFEKLEQIGEGTYGQVYMAKEIKTGEIVALKKIRMDNEREGFPITAIREIKILKKLHHENVIKLKEIVTSPGPEKDEQGRPDGNKYKGGIYMVFEYMDHDLTGLADRPGMRFTVPQIKCYMRQLLTGLHYCHVNQVLHRDIKGSNLLIDNEGNLKLADFGLARSFSNDHNANLTNRVITLWYRPPELLLGTTKYGPAVDMWSVGCIFAELLHGKPIFPGKDEPEQLNKIFELCGAPDEVNWPGVSKTPWYNQFKPTRPMKRRLREVFRHFDRHALELLERMLTLDPAQRITAKDALDAEYFWTDPLPCDPKSLPKYESSHEFQTKKKRQQQRQNEEMAKRQKMQHPQQHTRLPPIQQPGQHAQMRSGPNQNLHGSQPQVAAGPSHHYGKPRGPSGGPGRYPPSGNPGGGYNHPNRGGQGGGGYGSGPYPPQGRGAPYGSSGMPGGGPRGGGGSGYGVGAPTYPQQGGPYGGSGTGRGSNMMGGNRNQQYGWQQ, translated from the exons ATGTCGATTGCAGCCCCAGGGCAACTGAACGTGAACGAATCCCCTTCTTGGGGATCCAGAAGTGTCGATTGCTTCGAGAAGTTAGAGCAAATTGGCGAGGGCACATACGG TCAAGTTTACATGGCTAAAGAGATCAAAACTGGTGAAATTGTTGCTCTGAAGAAAATTCGAATGGACAATGAGAGAGAAGGG TTTCCTATAACTGCTATACGAGAAATCAAAATTCTTAAGAAACTACACCATGAAAATGTGATCAAGCTAAAAGAAATTGTCACTTCTCCAG GCCCTGAGAAAGATGAACAAGGGAGGCCAG ACGGTAACAAATATAAAGGGGGCATCTATATGGTCTTCGAATACATGGACCATGATTTGACTGGTCTTGCTGACCGTCCTGGGATGAGATTCACAGTTCCCCAAATTAAG TGTTACATGAGACAGCTGTTGACGGGGCTTCATTATTGTCATGTAAATCAAGTACTTCATCGAGATATTAAAG GCTCAAATCTCCTTATAGACAATGAAGGAAATCTGAAGCTTGCAGATTTCGGACTGGCACGGTCATTTTCTAATGATCACAATGCAAATCTTACAAACCGTGTCATTACATTATGGTACAG ACCCCCTGAGTTGCTGCTAGGGACAACAAAGTATGGGCCAGCTGTAGATATGTGGTCTGTTGGGTGCATTTTCGCTGAACTTCTTCATGGGAAGCCTATCTTTCCTGGAAAAGATGAG CCTgaacaactaaataaaatatttgagctgTGTGGAGCACCGGATGAGGTGAACTGGCCTGGGGTTTCCAAGACTCCTTGGTATAATCAATTTAAACCAACAAGGCCAATGAAAAGACGTCTGAGGGAAGTTTTCAGACA TTTTGATCGTCATGCTCTGGAATTGTTGGAGAGGATGCTGACACTTGATCCAGCTCAG AGAATTACTGCGAAGGATGCTCTTGATGCTGAGTATTTCTGGACTGATCCATTGCCATGTGACCCCAAGAG TTTACCCAAGTATGAATCATCACATGAGTTTCAGACAAAGAAAAAGCGTCAGCAACAacggcaaaatgaagaaatggcTAAGCGCCAGAAAATGCAGCATCCTCAGCAGCATACTCGTCTTCCCCCCATTCAACAGCCGGGGCAACATGCACAAATGCGATCAGGACCTAACCAAAATTTACATGGTTCTCAACCCCAAGTTGCTGCGGGACCTAGTCACCATTATGGGAAGCCTCGAGGTCCATCTGGTGGGCCAGGAAGATATCCACCAAGCGGGAACCCTGGTGGAGGATACAATCACCCTAATCGGGGAGGTCAAGGAGGGGGTGGCTATGGCAGCGGGCCTTATCCTCCTCAAGGGCGAGGGGCACCTTATGGTTCCAGCGGCATGCCTGGTGGTGGTCCTCGCGGAGGAGGTGGTAGTGGCTATGGAGTCGGAGCCCCAACTTATCCCCAGCAAGGGGGTCCATATGGTGGGTCTGGCACTGGTCGTGGCTCAAACATGATGGGTGGAAACCGCAATCAACAATACGGATGgcagcaatga
- the LOC112766222 gene encoding probable serine/threonine-protein kinase PBL3 isoform X3, with protein sequence MKMWLFHTVLAGSNKSQTKPKQNSSPPKQKSSAQTSVSNAIERTISSSLKSFSFSDLKEATKNFRRENLIGEGGFGFVYKGWIDENTFAPTKPGTGIVAAIKKLKPESFQGHQEWLAEVNYLGQLHHENLVRLIGYCLEGKNRLLVYEFMQKGSLENHLFRKGVQPIPWIMRINIAIAVARGLAFLHSLDSNIIFRDLKASNVLLDSDFNAKISDFGLARDGPTGDNTHVSTRIIGTHGYAAPEYVATGHLTPRSDVYSFGVVLLELLTGRRVVENEKEGIPEETLVDWARPFLSDSRRILRIMDTRLGGQYSRKGAQAAAALALQCLNADPKYRPQMVNVLAALEALQSTNSITRTPKRATESSATSKHSSNHSQKSLSSAQKL encoded by the exons ATGAAGATGTGGCTTTTTCACACTGTTCTAGCAG GAAGTAATAAATCTCAAACTAAGCCAAAGCAGAATTCAAGTCCTCCCAAACAAAAATCTTCTGCTCAAACTTCAGTGTCAAATGCTATTGAGAGAACAATTTCTAGCAGCCTTAAGTCCTTCTCCTTTAGTGATCTGAAGGAGGCAACTAAGAACTTCCGGCGAGAGAATTTGATCGGCGAGGGAGGGTTCGGGTTTGTGTACAAAGGGTGGATAGATGAGAACACTTTTGCTCCCACAAAACCAGGGACTGGTATAGTAGCAGCCATAAAGAAGCTTAAGCCAGAAAGCTTTCAAGGACACCAAGAATGGCTTGCAGAAGTGAACTATCTAGGGCAGCTTCACCATGAAAATCTTGTAAGACTTATTGGTTATTGCTTGGAAGGGAAGAATAGGCTTCTAGTTTATGAGTTTATGCAGAAAGGAAGTTTGGAAAACCATTTATTCAGAA AAGGTGTTCAACCGATTCCATGGATTATGAGGATCAACATCGCCATAGCTGTTGCTAGAGGATTAGCATTCTTGCATTCCCTCGATTCAAATATCATTTTTCGCGATTTAAAGGCTTCCAATGTCCTACTAGACTCT GATTTCAATGCGAAGATTTCGGATTTTGGCTTGGCAAGAGACGGTCCTACCGGAGATAATACACACGTTTCAACCAGAATTATTGGAACTCATGGTTATGCTGCACCAGAGTATGTAGCTACAG GTCATTTGACCCCAAGGAGTGATGTATACAGCTTTGGCGTTGTCTTGCTAGAGTTATTAACCGGAAGGCGTGTAGTCGAAAACGAGAAAGAAGGAATTCCAGAAGAAACATTGGTGGATTGGGCGAGGCCATTCCTAAGTGATAGCAGAAGGATTTTGAGAATCATGGATACCAGGTTGGGTGGACAGTACTCTAGGAAAGGAGCTCAAGCCGCGGCCGCACTCGCCTTGCAGTGCCTGAATGCTGATCCAAAATATAGGCCACAAATGGTGAATGTTTTAGCTGCATTGGAAGCACTTCAATCCACAAATTCAATCACAAGGACCCCAAAAAGGGCAACTGAGAGTAGTGCAACCAGCAAACATTCTTCTAATCATTCCCAAAAGTCACTTTCAAGTGCTCAAAAACTATGA
- the LOC112766222 gene encoding probable serine/threonine-protein kinase PBL3 isoform X2, with translation MIIIIIMGNCFIKPVAHVSSTTLFGSNKSQTKPKQNSSPPKQKSSAQTSVSNAIERTISSSLKSFSFSDLKEATKNFRRENLIGEGGFGFVYKGWIDENTFAPTKPGTGIVAAIKKLKPESFQGHQEWLAEVNYLGQLHHENLVRLIGYCLEGKNRLLVYEFMQKGSLENHLFRKGVQPIPWIMRINIAIAVARGLAFLHSLDSNIIFRDLKASNVLLDSDFNAKISDFGLARDGPTGDNTHVSTRIIGTHGYAAPEYVATGHLTPRSDVYSFGVVLLELLTGRRVVENEKEGIPEETLVDWARPFLSDSRRILRIMDTRLGGQYSRKGAQAAAALALQCLNADPKYRPQMVNVLAALEALQSTNSITRTPKRATESSATSKHSSNHSQKSLSSAQKL, from the exons ATG atcatcatcatcatcatgggaAATTGCTTCATAAAACCAGTTGCTCATGTTTCTTCCACAAccctttttg GAAGTAATAAATCTCAAACTAAGCCAAAGCAGAATTCAAGTCCTCCCAAACAAAAATCTTCTGCTCAAACTTCAGTGTCAAATGCTATTGAGAGAACAATTTCTAGCAGCCTTAAGTCCTTCTCCTTTAGTGATCTGAAGGAGGCAACTAAGAACTTCCGGCGAGAGAATTTGATCGGCGAGGGAGGGTTCGGGTTTGTGTACAAAGGGTGGATAGATGAGAACACTTTTGCTCCCACAAAACCAGGGACTGGTATAGTAGCAGCCATAAAGAAGCTTAAGCCAGAAAGCTTTCAAGGACACCAAGAATGGCTTGCAGAAGTGAACTATCTAGGGCAGCTTCACCATGAAAATCTTGTAAGACTTATTGGTTATTGCTTGGAAGGGAAGAATAGGCTTCTAGTTTATGAGTTTATGCAGAAAGGAAGTTTGGAAAACCATTTATTCAGAA AAGGTGTTCAACCGATTCCATGGATTATGAGGATCAACATCGCCATAGCTGTTGCTAGAGGATTAGCATTCTTGCATTCCCTCGATTCAAATATCATTTTTCGCGATTTAAAGGCTTCCAATGTCCTACTAGACTCT GATTTCAATGCGAAGATTTCGGATTTTGGCTTGGCAAGAGACGGTCCTACCGGAGATAATACACACGTTTCAACCAGAATTATTGGAACTCATGGTTATGCTGCACCAGAGTATGTAGCTACAG GTCATTTGACCCCAAGGAGTGATGTATACAGCTTTGGCGTTGTCTTGCTAGAGTTATTAACCGGAAGGCGTGTAGTCGAAAACGAGAAAGAAGGAATTCCAGAAGAAACATTGGTGGATTGGGCGAGGCCATTCCTAAGTGATAGCAGAAGGATTTTGAGAATCATGGATACCAGGTTGGGTGGACAGTACTCTAGGAAAGGAGCTCAAGCCGCGGCCGCACTCGCCTTGCAGTGCCTGAATGCTGATCCAAAATATAGGCCACAAATGGTGAATGTTTTAGCTGCATTGGAAGCACTTCAATCCACAAATTCAATCACAAGGACCCCAAAAAGGGCAACTGAGAGTAGTGCAACCAGCAAACATTCTTCTAATCATTCCCAAAAGTCACTTTCAAGTGCTCAAAAACTATGA
- the LOC112766222 gene encoding probable serine/threonine-protein kinase PBL3 isoform X1, whose amino-acid sequence MGNCFIKPVAHVSSTTLFGSNKSQTKPKQNSSPPKQKSSAQTSVSNAIERTISSSLKSFSFSDLKEATKNFRRENLIGEGGFGFVYKGWIDENTFAPTKPGTGIVAAIKKLKPESFQGHQEWLAEVNYLGQLHHENLVRLIGYCLEGKNRLLVYEFMQKGSLENHLFRKGVQPIPWIMRINIAIAVARGLAFLHSLDSNIIFRDLKASNVLLDSDFNAKISDFGLARDGPTGDNTHVSTRIIGTHGYAAPEYVATGHLTPRSDVYSFGVVLLELLTGRRVVENEKEGIPEETLVDWARPFLSDSRRILRIMDTRLGGQYSRKGAQAAAALALQCLNADPKYRPQMVNVLAALEALQSTNSITRTPKRATESSATSKHSSNHSQKSLSSAQKL is encoded by the exons atgggaAATTGCTTCATAAAACCAGTTGCTCATGTTTCTTCCACAAccctttttg GAAGTAATAAATCTCAAACTAAGCCAAAGCAGAATTCAAGTCCTCCCAAACAAAAATCTTCTGCTCAAACTTCAGTGTCAAATGCTATTGAGAGAACAATTTCTAGCAGCCTTAAGTCCTTCTCCTTTAGTGATCTGAAGGAGGCAACTAAGAACTTCCGGCGAGAGAATTTGATCGGCGAGGGAGGGTTCGGGTTTGTGTACAAAGGGTGGATAGATGAGAACACTTTTGCTCCCACAAAACCAGGGACTGGTATAGTAGCAGCCATAAAGAAGCTTAAGCCAGAAAGCTTTCAAGGACACCAAGAATGGCTTGCAGAAGTGAACTATCTAGGGCAGCTTCACCATGAAAATCTTGTAAGACTTATTGGTTATTGCTTGGAAGGGAAGAATAGGCTTCTAGTTTATGAGTTTATGCAGAAAGGAAGTTTGGAAAACCATTTATTCAGAA AAGGTGTTCAACCGATTCCATGGATTATGAGGATCAACATCGCCATAGCTGTTGCTAGAGGATTAGCATTCTTGCATTCCCTCGATTCAAATATCATTTTTCGCGATTTAAAGGCTTCCAATGTCCTACTAGACTCT GATTTCAATGCGAAGATTTCGGATTTTGGCTTGGCAAGAGACGGTCCTACCGGAGATAATACACACGTTTCAACCAGAATTATTGGAACTCATGGTTATGCTGCACCAGAGTATGTAGCTACAG GTCATTTGACCCCAAGGAGTGATGTATACAGCTTTGGCGTTGTCTTGCTAGAGTTATTAACCGGAAGGCGTGTAGTCGAAAACGAGAAAGAAGGAATTCCAGAAGAAACATTGGTGGATTGGGCGAGGCCATTCCTAAGTGATAGCAGAAGGATTTTGAGAATCATGGATACCAGGTTGGGTGGACAGTACTCTAGGAAAGGAGCTCAAGCCGCGGCCGCACTCGCCTTGCAGTGCCTGAATGCTGATCCAAAATATAGGCCACAAATGGTGAATGTTTTAGCTGCATTGGAAGCACTTCAATCCACAAATTCAATCACAAGGACCCCAAAAAGGGCAACTGAGAGTAGTGCAACCAGCAAACATTCTTCTAATCATTCCCAAAAGTCACTTTCAAGTGCTCAAAAACTATGA